One Mycolicibacterium fallax genomic window, ACCGGTCGGTGCCTGCTGCGACCGGCCTCTTCGTCGCGGAAGTACACCGCTCGTCGAACCGGTCGGTGCCTGCTGCGACCGGCCTCTTCCTCGCGGAACTACACCGCTCGTCGAACCGGTCGGCCAACCGCCCCCCGTAGACCCGAGCGATCGACCCCAGCAGCGGCCCCAGAAACGCGATCTGCGCGGCGTGCAGCGCGGCGTCGGCGGCGCTCTGGCCGGCTGCCCGGTAGCTGGCCGCCATCACCTGCCCGAAGGCGAAGGAGAAGCCGATGAACGAGCCGAACGTGCCGATGTAGAGCAGTGAGACGATCCAGGTGTGCCGGTGCCGCAGCGCGGCCCGCATCGCGGTCATGTCGACGGTCGGGACCCGCAGGTTGTCCATGAACAGCGCCGCGCCGATCCCGGCCACGGCCAGCAGCACCAGATAGACCGCGCAGACCCAGTGAGGCTGCCGGTTACCCGCGGTGGCGATAACCAGCAGCCCCACCAGCTGAACGACGGGAACGCCGATGTTCCCGCCGCCGGCATTGAGGCCCAGCGCCCAGCCCTTGAGCCGCTGGGGGAAAAACGCATTGATGTTGGTCATCGACGACGCGAAGTTCCCGCCGCCGAAGCCGGTCAGTGCCGCGCAGGCCAGGTACACCCAGAGCGGCTGGCCCGGGTTGGCCAGGATCACGATGGTCGCCAGCACCGGCACCGCCAGCACGAAGGCCGAGAAGATCGTCCAATTCCGGCCACCGAACCGGGCGGTGGCCAGGGTGTAGGGCAGCCGCAGGCAGGCACCGACCAGCGTGGCGGTCGCCGCGATGAGGAACTTGTCGGCGGCGGAGATGCCGTAGACCGACTCGGGCATGAACAGCACCATCACCGACCACAGTGACCACACCGAAAACCCGACGTGTTCGGCGACGACGGACCACAGCAGGTTTCGTTTGGCGATCCGTTCGCCGCCGCCGGCCCACTGCACCCGGTCTTCCGGATCCCAGTCGGTGATCGTGTGCGATCGCGTCATCGCGGTGTGCTCCCGTCCCGACGGGGTGTCCGTCGCTGCGGCCAAGTTAGGAAGGCCGTGTTGCGGTGCCGGGCGCCGCGCGTATCGCCGCGGTGAACTCGGGCTCACCGGGGTGTGGCCGCCGGGGTGAGGCCGGGCTTCTCGAGGGATACTCACCCGGTGGGAAGTGACGGCGTCACCGGGCCCTCGGCCGACGAGTTGCGGGCGTTCGAGGCCGCTACCCGCGATCTGGTCGGCCTGGCGCTGCGCAGCGTCGAGCGCTCGGAGCTGTCGCTGCCCCAGTTCCGGCTGCTGCTGGTGCTGTACGAGTTGGGCACCGTGAGCTCGACGCAATGCGCCCGGGCGCTGGGCGTGGCCGGCTCCTCGGTCACCCGGCTGGCCGACCGGTTGCACAAGTCGGGTCTGCTGCAGCGCGGTGCCGATCCGCACAATCGCAGCGTGGTGACCCTTGCGCTGACGCCCGCCGGGCGACGGGCGGTGCGGCAGGTGACCGATCGGCGCCGGCGTGAGCTGACCAAGGCGCTGGGACAACTGGACCCGCAGCGGCGCCGGGAGTGCGCGGCCACCCTGGACCGGTTGCACGAATTGCTCGATCCGGGCGCCCCGGCCGACGGCGCGCATCGCCTGCTGCTCTGAACGTGGTGCCCCGCGCGCTGCGGACCTGGGCAAACCGCCTTACCAAATGTCTTGCTCTATGCAACACTTGAGGTGCCGAACCAGCCTTGGGGGCCGGGTCTGGTCATCGGGTTCGGCCCGACGAGTGGAGCAGTCAATGAGCACATCGATCAGTGAGCCGACCATCGACATCGCCGATATCCGGGGACCGCAGAAGCTCGGTCCGTTGACCCCGCTGGTCGGCGACTGGGAGGGCGACGTCGGAATCGACCTGTCCTACCACAACGACGACGACGTCACCGGCCCCACGTCCTACTTCGAAAAGGCCACCTTCACGCCGATTCCGGTGCAGGAGAACGGCCAGCAGGTGCTGTGGGGCCTGAACTACAAGATGACCGCCTGGCGCCACGGCGAGGAGGCGATGGACCCGTTCCACGACGAGATCGGATTCCTGTTGTGGGACAAGGCCAACGGCCAGATCATCCGGAACGTGGTCTTCGGCCGCGGCATCGCGATCCTGGCGGGCAGCAGCGCCCAGCCCGGAGACCGGGTGCTGCATTTCGACGCCACCCCCGGCGACCCGTCGTACGGCGTCCTGCAGAACCGCTACCTGATGCAGCGCGCCGAGATCCGGGCGTTCACCAGCACCTTCACCATCATCGACGACGAAACCTTCAGCTACACCTCGGATCTGCTGTTGCGGCTGGCCGCCATCGGGCAGGACATGCACCACACCGACCAGAACACGCTGCGCCGAGTGCGGCGGTTCCACCCGGGCTCGGGGAACTGACCGGGGCGCCGCGGGTCACGCCGCGGCGCACACCCAGCCGTCGGGCATGGCGGCCTCGGTCAGCAGCTCGGTGAGATCGGCGGCGCAGTCGAGTTCGGTGGCCTGCGGATAGACGATCGGCTCTTCCTTGTCGTTGTGCACGGCGAGCATCCGGAGCAGTTCGCGGCAGGCCGCCGGGTCGGGATCGCCGGCCTCGATGGCGTCCATCGCGCGCCACAGTTCGCCGTGTTCGCGGATCATCACCATGATCGGCATCATCAGGCCCGCGGCGCGCAGCGGCGGGAACATGAACTTCTCCTCCAGGTAGATGTGCCTGCGCAGGGTGTCCAGGGCGGTCCGCAGCGCGGCCCCGTCGTCGGGGGCGTCCAGGAAGCGTTCGATCTCGGCGTCGATGGCGCGGTGCTCGGCGGTGTAGGCGACGGCGGGATCGGTGGCGTCGGGCGCGGACATGGCGGGCTCCGTTCATCGGCAGCTGCGGGCCCGGCGAGGTGCCGGGCACGCCGTCCACGCTAATTTCGGCGGCCGCACCCGGGTAGGGCCGAACGTCCCCGTTCCGCAGGCGCGGGGGCGCGCCGGTGTTGCCGGCATCACAGCCCAGATCGGGTCAGCGGATGTTTGGCTTCCCCGGGAATTGGCCATCCTGGCTGGCATGAGTGCAACAGACAAGATCAAGAACGCCATTGACGATGCCGCCGGCAAGGCCAAGGAGGCCGCGGGCAACCTGACCGACGACGACCAAAAGAAGAACGAGGGCAAGGCCGATCAGGCCAAGGCGGACCTCAAGGACGCCGGCGAGAAGGTGAAGGACGCCTTCAAGCACTGAGCCCGGCTGCGGGCCCGCCTCAGCCCAGCGCGGACTCGAAGGCCCGGTGGGCGGCGTCGTCGAACAACACGAAGCGCACCTCGGCGACCGGGGTTCGGCTCGAGCGCACCGTCGCCACGGCGATCCGGGCGAAAGAAACACCCTCCGACGCTGGTCGGAGGGTGTTTCTGGTGGTGCCCCCGGCAGGATTCGAACCTGCGGCCTTCTGCTCCGGAGGCAGGTGAGCAAAGTCCACCTGCGGCTTTGTGAAGTGTGGTCTCGGTAAACATGCAGGTCACACGTTCGGTCGTGTATCAGTGCGATTCACCAGTTACCAACCTGGTGTGACTTCTGTGTGACTTTTCAGGCGACACTCGAACACCTGATCCAGCAAACATCACGTCCCCGCCGATGGCTGGCATCCTGTCTGCGGCTGGAGAGAGGATCAGCCCATGATCACCACCGACCCCGCCCGCTACCCGTGCGTTTTCACCGGACAGACCGCTGATGGGCGCACGGTCTGTTGGGACCGTGGCAACTGGTCTGGCGACTGGGACTTGATACGCGCCGCCGACTCCCTGCGCGGCGTAGACCTGAGCATGCAAGCCATCGCCGTCGCGATTGCCGCTGTGGTTGGGGAGGACGGCATGGTGAGCGAGACCATCACCGCGCTGCTGAACAAGGAGGACAAACCATGACCTCCGACGAACGCATGGAGCGCGCTGTGGCACGGCTAGCGAAAATCGAAGCGTGGCGTGTGAAGACGAACGCCGACACCACGCCTGAGGAGCTGATCCTCCGCGCCTACGTCAGCAGGTCTGACCGCGCCGAGCTGGTCTCCGCGCTGAGCGCGATGGAGTACACCTTCCCTCAATACGAGCCGTATCCGGTTGAAGAGCGGCTGATGGGGACTTGGGACCAACTTCCGCTTGCGTACTACCAGAAGTACATCAGCCACGATGAGTTGGAAGCTGTCCGCGCCGCTGTGAAACCGCCTCAGGAATAGGGCGATCCGGCCGTGGACAACGACATCATCGCGCTCATCGACCAGGCGCTTGACGAAGGGGAGCCGTACAGCCCCGCCGACGATCCATACTCGTGGAATGACGCTGCGGTCTGGACTTCCACCGGTGACCACCAAGACCGCGACGACGACGAGCGGGACGACGAGGTCGACCCGCTCCGTTACGTCGATAATCCCTTCGCGGGCACCTACTACCAAGATCCGAGCGACCCTCCGTGGCTCGTCACGCCTGTTGGGCATCAGCACATCTACGACCACGACGAACCCGCTCCCGCCGTGTGGGAAGTGTCCCGCCAACCGCCAGGGTGTTATTCCGACGAACCACAAGCGGGACAGACGGTTGTCCTGAGCGCGACCCTGAGCGATGGGCTGCGGACGTGTTACTTCACCTACGTCCACGGCGAAGACCCACAGCATGGTGAATGGGACGGGGACGCGGACATGCTTGAAGCCGTGCGCATCCTTGGAGCGCTCGACCCACCGGACGACCCGCTTCGGATGATTGCCGGCGCGTTGGCGCGCGTCGGGTGGTGGGGGACGGTGAGCGATTCCGTTTGGCAGGTGCTGGCGGGGGATGACTACTAGGTCATTGCCCGTGCCCATGCGACGGACACCAGCCGTGAGTTTCCAGCAATAGGCGTGCGGCAGGGCGCGACACGTTGCGCTGGGACATGATAAGCGCTGGTAAAGCGTAGAATTGTGGTATGTGCAAGAGCAAAGCGGACGGCGGGCGCAGGTGTCCGTGCAGCGGTGGGACGCGTCCCTATCCACGCAACCGTGAGGAGCGCCGCCAACTGGCGGTAGCGGTGGCGCACAAGCGAGCCGACAACCGTGCGGCAGCGACGCGGTATCGGGCGATTCAGCGGCGGCAGGAGGCGGAAGCCTTGGAGTTCGTCGCCAACATCGGCAGGCTGGGACTGGACGACCGCCGCGACTTGCTTGTGGCGCGACTGGACGGGTTGCCCGACCGAGGATCCGCCGCCGAGCGCAAAGTGTTGGAGGCAGAGCTTGCGGATGTCCGTGTTGCCCGCCGAGCCCATGTCCTGGTGTCAATGGGACTAGACCCATCGTTGGACGACCGCACGCTGATGGAGCAGGTGGTGCAGACAGCCAAGGATCGCCGCCGCGCCGAGGTGCTGCTGAGCTGGGGTCTTGACCCGTCGCTGGACGACCGCACGCTGATGAAGCAGGTTGCCGCGACGGCGACGGCGAAGCGGATGGCTGATGCCCGTGGGGTTGTCGCGGGACATGCCCGAAGGGATGGAGCGAGTGAGAGCGAAGGACATGATTTGTCCAGTTCAGAGGTAGTTTCGCCGCCGAAGAAGGAGTCCAAGGCGCTGACCGAAGCCCGCGCGAAGCTCCAGATGGCTCAGCGTGCGAATGCATCTGCGGAGACCATCGACCTTCTACAGGCGCGGGTGGACAAGCTGACCGCCAAGCCGAAGCGGAAGTCCACGCGGAAGCCCGAGCCGGCCAACTCGCAGGTGCAGGATCTCATCGCCAATGCCCGCGCGAACGGGGAGTCGGACGAGCACATCGCGGCGCGTATCCAAGCCGCCCTGGACGGCGCATCCGCCGACGCCGACCCCGAGAACATCGCGGCGTTGCGGGATGGGCTGAAGGAGGTGACCAAAGCATCGGTGCCCATCACGGAACGCGACGACATCCCGACGTTGGAGGAGTTCGAACGCGCAGCGCAGACCGACCCGCAAGGGCGTAGCGCCGCGCAGTTGTTGCTCGCGCATCGGGCACAGTTGATGGGTCAGCAGCCCGCAGAGTCCGATGCGACAGCGGAAGCAAAGGACATGATAAGTCCAGCTCAGACACCTAAACCACGCAAGGCACGGAAACCACGGCTCAGCCCCGTGTACGACGAATCCAAGCCCATACCGCCCAGCGGACACCGCATCCCCGCCGATGCTGATGTGCCGTTCGGTGGGCGCATCGCTGGCAAGCTCACCACACCGGAAGCCAAGCGGGCGCGTGCGACAAACCGTGTTCGCGCCGCTGCGGTCGAAACCCTCACCGCCGCAGGCGCTCCCAACCTGGCGCAATGGGAAGCCGAACACGTCCTTGCCGTGGCGCAAGGGCAGCCCGCCCGCTGGGTGGCGGACCTGAGCGGTGGGTGGGTTATCGCCGCGCCGATGGACGAGCTACGCGCAGACAACACCGTGGAGATCCACCACAAGGATGGTTCGTCGTCCATCCGTTCCGTGCGGGAGTTGTTGGCGGAGGGCACCGTCAACGGTAGGCGGGTCGGGGTTTTCAAGGGCTGAGGTTACCGCTGTCGGGAAGCCTGCTGAACTGCGGTAATCATGTCCGCCGCTCACGCGGCAGACATCCCTACGGGCAAGTCCACGCAGCCAACGCGGCAACCATGTCACCAGTCGTCCGCGTGCTGAATCTCGTACCCCTCCAAGTCGCCTATCTCGTCGTCGTACAGGGAAGGGTTGCCGCGCCAATCATCGCGCAGGCGTTGCCCCGAACCGTTGTATTCGGTCCCGCACCGCCCGCATTGGTTCGCCCAACCGGAGGGCAATTCCACAGTTTCGCCGCAGCGGCACTCAACAGTGCGGGTCTCGTTCGTCATGTCGGACTCCTCGGTGTTCACGCGGCGTTATCACGGTGCGGCGGCATGATGTTGCACATCAACTCGACGGTCAGCTTTCCGTGAGGACACGACACCTCGGCGTAGGGAGCGACCGCAATGGCTCGGGTGAGCAGTTCGGCGATGTGCTCGCTGAACTCGTCGGTGAACCACTCATGCGGGAGATCCAGGCACGCGGCGGCGACGTGCAACCCCAGATGTCCAAGGGTGATGGGACCGTGGGGACTCTTCGCGCGAAAGAACTCCCCGGTGACGTTGGCACCTGTGCCGTCACGCCACGTCCACGTGACATAGGAAATGACAGAGTGAGTGCCGTGCTCGTCCGCGTTGGGATTGATGAACGCGGATGCTCGGTAGTCGCTCACCGCTCGACCTCGGTGTGGTTGAGCACCACGGCACACGGCGGGCAGAGAGTCCGCTGATACCAGGTGGGGCTCTCGTGCAGAGTTCCCGCGTCCCCGCATCGCTCGCAGGTACGCCAGGAGATGCGCTCGGCTTCACGGATCAGCGCTTCCGTCTTGTCGTCGCCGCCGTAGGTGTAGATCCGCAGACCTCCGCCCTTCTCCTTGATCTGGGAGTACTGCAGGGTCGGGTCAGCCTCCGCCAGCTTGGCGTCCAGGTCAGCCAACAGGGGATACCAACCACGCTGAATGTCGATTGCCCTGGACTCGCCGGCCGCGAAGCGCTGCTCCACGGCGGACAGGTCGGGGAGGCGCATGATGCGCCGCGCAAACGATGAGATGCGCCATTGCGCTGTGCCGAACGGGTCAACAGGGTCATCGAACCAGACCAAGCTCCCGCGCCCGATCTTCGGGAGCGCGCCGATCTTGTAGATGGGCTGACGCTCGTCGTCGCCCAACATGGGTGTGGACACGGGGGAGGACAGCCGCGTGAACCACATATCGTCCAAGTCCCAAACCTGTTGTGCCGTCTTCGTGGTGACCAACCAGACCCCCGTGTCGGTCGGCGTGAGTTCGTCGGTGGTCTCGGGTGTGAAAATCATGAACTGGAGTGTGCGACACCGGAACTCGGAAACGCCAGTGTCTCGTAGGGACATGACGAGGCGCGGAGCTGTGACAGGTCTTCACACTTGGCACATGCCCGCAGCGGGTGCCTGCGCGGTGTGAAAGCCCATGTCGCGCTTCAGATATGGCACCGAGACCTGTCACTGTGCCACATTCTGTGTCGCATTCTGTCGCCCCCTGGAGTTACGTTCAAAGCAACACCACCGAGGGGAGACCATCGTGAGCATTGCGGCGTACCTACGAGTCAGCACCAGTGGGCAGACCACCATGCAGCAGTCGGACGCCATCGCAGCGGCGGGGATCTCACCAGACCGTGTGTTCGAGGACACCGCATCGGGGCGGGCGGGTTCAGACCGTCCGGGATGGCGGGAGTGCCTGAGTTGGCTCCGCAGCGGCGATCTTCTTGTCGTAATTGCCGTCGATAGGCTCGGGAGGTCTGTTCGGGAAGTCGCCCAGGTGATGCACGACCTGGAGCAGCGGGGAATTGCCCTACGGAGCCTTCGGGAATCGGTGGACACCAGCACGCCAACGGGTCGGGCGGTTGTGTCGATCATGGCGACCGTCGCCGAACTCGAACTAGAACTCGGCAAGGAGCGCCGCGCCGCGTCCCGCCAGGCACGGACGGAACGCGGTCTTCCCGCCACATGCCCGCCAAAGCTCCAAGCAGACCAGCGGGATCGGCTTATCCGTCTCTACAGGTCTGGTGAGCCCGTGCAGGAGTTGGCGGCGCTGTTCGGGATCAGCCGCCGAACCGTGTTCCGATACGTGAAGGCGGCATAGGAAAACCCCGCCACGATGGACGGGGTTTCCTGTTGATGGGCACCACCCCACCGACTCACACGCACCGCTCTGACCAAGGAGAAATGCGCTTCTTATTCTAGCCGGTAGCAGGCGTTTTCGTGCGACTGAGCGTGTGTCGGCACATGCTCTTGGGACATGGAACTTCGCTGGTCAGGGGATGAGCACCAGCCCGTCGCCCAGCGGGGCTCCAGTGGCTACCTTGGCGGCTGAAACCCGTCACGCGATGGGCTGGAAACCCGTCACACCGTGGTCTCCCTCGGCGGGCTGAAACCCGTCACACGGTGGCGGGGCAGGCTCGTGCTGTGACAGGTTTCGGCTCACCCGGCGCAGTCCTGCGGGCTGTCCACGTCGTAGACCCCTCGTAGGTAGTGCCGAACCCGCTCGAACTGCGAAGGGATGGTGTCGCCGGCCGCGGGTACTGCGCCGAACCCGCTGGACATCACCTCGACGCCGATCTCGTCCAGGTCTCCCGCGCTGAGTTCGATGTCTCGGGTCTTGCTGGGCTTCGCTAGTGTCCGTGCGACAGCTCCCACGGCACACGCTGTGACCCGCGCGGTGGCTTCGATTCCACCTTGGCGCGCCCACACATGAATCAGTGCGCCGATGAGAGGGGAGATGGCGCTCCCGTCGCCGCTCCGACCAGGTTGGGGATCCTCAGCCAACCGCTGCACCTCGGGGAGGTCAACGCTGACAGTCCCGTCGTCGCACAATCTGATGGGGGACTTGGACACCATCGAACCGCACCCGTTGAGCCTTACCTCGGGGGTCGGGATGTCGAGCACTTGGGACACCGATTCGGCGGCTCGGCGCAGGTTCGGCAGCGTGATTGGGAGGTTCCCCTCGGTGATGTGTTCCAGCTCGTGACGGTAGGCGTCGGGGATGCCCGCGCGCATCGCCTCGACGGCGGGCTGGTCGATGGCGGCGCAGGTGCCAGTCCCACCGGTGAAACCCGTTTGCAGGGCGCGCACGCGTTCCAAGTTGCCCCCATGGTCTCCGCCGTGCGTTGGGGCATCGCCCATCTCCAGGACCGCGCCGAGCATCTCGTCAAGTCCGTTACCGCTCAACGTGAACCGCTTGCTGCGCCCCTCCGCGACCCACGCCAAGTAGGAACCCGCGTAGCAGTCCGCCTGCTGCTCGCGAACCAGCGTGGGCATCCCATTGGCTCCGATTAGCGCCTGCACGCGGTGCCCCACTTCGTGCGCCATAACCAGGGTTATCGCGTTGGTTCCGCCGATCCGCTGAAACATCGGCAGGAGGTGCCCTCGGTCCCATCCCACGGACTCGTCGCCTGTGCAGTAGCCCGCGTTTGCGCCCACCTGCTGGTCGCAGTACGCGGCGGTGCCCGTGGTCGAGTCCCAAGATGCGGCGAACGTCGGCGGGGTGAATCGCTTCCCGCCAGGGAGGGGAGTGACCGCCCAGAAGTCCAAGACATCCGAGAGTGCTTGTGCGGCAAGGCTGTCTGTACTGCTGTTATCCGTGTCCTTGACCGTCATTGACGGTGGTGGAGCATCCGTCCGTAGCCCTGACGTTGTGGCTTCGATGTGGATTCCGCCCACCGTGCCCGGTACGTCGAATGCTGAAACTGGTGTCCCCACGATGGATGCTGAACAGCCGGCCACTACGGCGACGGTCAGCGCCAGAGCTGCGGGGAGACACCACTTCATCACGGACTACCCGTTGTAGTCCAGACACGCGGCGGGATCCACGAGGTTGCCCCAGCCGTAGTCGAAGTGCGGCTGGCGGTCGGTTGACCACTCGGGGAGGCTCGCCAAGGTGGCGTCAACAGCGGACTTATCAGCTCCTGTGTACGCGGTAAAAGCCCCCGCACCGCAGTCGGCGGAGGCTTCTTTGGCTGCACGGCTTGGGTAATCTCGTCCGTCCGCATCCTGCGCGGCGTGCGCGACTTCGTGGGACACAACGATGCGTACGCCTTCCTCGCCTGCTTGGTTGTAGAAGGTCTGTGTCAGAGCGCGATTCCATCGCAGCGCATTGTCGCCAGGAACGCCATCGCAGTAGAGCATTACCGCGTTGCGGTGGATTTTGTTGTTGCAGGGGAGAGCGCCCGACACCTCCTCCACGCGGAACTCTGTGTCCACGTCGCCCAGCACCTCCCAGTAGGTCTGGGTATCCCGCACGGCGTTCGCCACGATCTCATCAATGGACAGCGCGGTGGTGGTCGTCGGTGCGACAGTCGTCCTGGTGGTTGTTGTCGTGGAGCTGCTGCTGGTGGTTGCAGTGGACGCGATGCTCCGCCCATCGACCGCGCGGGAGCATGCGGGCACGACAAGAACCGCCAGGACTGCCGCCATGGCGGTGAGGTGCCGTTTTCTCGTCGTGCCCATATCGAACTCCTGTTCTAATTGTCGGCGGCGGTCGCTGGGATGTCACTGTGCCAGTGGGGACGTGTCATGCGTCCGCCAACTTCTTGCTCGGGTTGTCTGCTGAGTGCCGCCCAACGAGCCCAACGTCCACTGACCTGTCCAGGCTGTCCATCAGCCCATCCGGTGGATCGCTCGCCAGGATGCTGTCGCGGAGGTCGTTGTTCTTCTGCGCGGTGTGTCTGCCGCTGCCCATCGGAGGAGCGCCCATCATTCCCCCGCCCATCATCCGCTGATTGTTCTGGTTGTTCGGGTTCTGACCTGGGTTGTTCGCGGGGTTGGTGTTCGAGCTGGACACGTTGGTCGGAGCGTTGACGCCCGCGCCCGTGGTGGCTGCGGCTGTCTTCACTCCGTCCACGCTGGTACCTCGGTCAACCGCCATCACGGCGGCACCTGTGACTTCGCCGTCCTCGTCCCTCTTCTTGAAGTCGGCGTCCTCGTTCTTCCGCTCGGCATCACGGAGCTTCTTGCGGATGTCATCGACCCTGACGCCCTGCATGGGATTCCGTGACGCGTTGGTCGGCGCGGAGCTGGTTGGCGTGGGGGACGCGGACGCTGCCATCATTGGCTGCTGTACCTGCGGCATCTGCGGTGTGCCGTACGACGACGGGCTGAATTGTGCCGTTGGCGTCGGTGTGGCTGCTGGCGTTGGTGCGATGTCGGAGGACAAGCCTGTCCCCACTGCGTCGCTGGAAACTGGCGGCGCTGTTTCCTTGGGAACTACCAGCGGGAGCTTGCGGTCGGTCGAGGGGTCAACAGGATCGCCTTCGCCGCCGCCCCACTCGTCTCCGCCCTCGCCCGCCTCGTCCTTTTCCTTGCGCTCCTTCTCGTCGTCTGATCTGGGGTTTTCCACGTCCCCGCCCTCGCCGGCCCCTGGAACCTCGGGGACACCCACGCACTCCTGCTGGGACTGGGACTGTCCCGCTGCTTCGTCCAGTTCCTCGACCGCTCGCTTGCGTTCGGCGATGTCGGCGTTCAGGTCTTTGACCTTGTCCTTGTAGTCCCGCCCCGCGTCCGAGTCCCTCTTGATTTCCGCCTTCTGAATCTCGATCTGGCTCTCGGTCGGCGCGGACGCCAGCTTGCTCTCCTCGTCGGTGGACTCAGACGCGGCGGCGCTCATCTCCGTTGCCGCTGTGGAGAAACCGCTGAGGTAGGTTCGCGCCTGCGCCAACAGGTCGTTGATGGCGTCTGCGAACTCTCCTTGTACGACAGGGATTTGGTTGACGTTCAGGAGGCTGGTTCCCGTCGCCAGCTTGTCCCAGCCTGCCTTCGCGGCTGCCATCGGCATTGTCGTCATTTCCATGTCACGCCGTCCTCAGGGTTGGGTCTACGTCGGTGTCGATGTCCTTCGCCTTCGCGGCGTCGTCGGTCTCGCGTTCCTGGTCAACGGTGCTCACCTTGGTGATCTGCTTGGACAGGCTGCGAGCGTGCCGCGCCAGTGCCGCCATCCCGTCGCCCCACTCCTTCGCCGTGGACGCTTGCCCCTTCACGGCTGTCTGGTACACCTCACCGGGGCTGTACTGGGTGACGTAGGTGGACAGCGCATCGGTGGTGCTGGTGGACAACCCCGTCGCCGTGGTCGCCAGGGCGGCGCACTGGTCGGCGAACGCGGTCAACGCGGCGCTTGATGCCGCGTATTCGGCGTGTTCGTGGGTGATCTGCTCGGTCATGCCGCACTCCTTGAGTCTTCGGCGTTGTCGATTTCGCGCAGCGCTGCGGGGAACAGCACCGCGACAATCAGGAGGAAGCCCAAGGTGAGGAGGGCGTAGTAGGTCACCCAGCCCATGCGGTGCTCGGTGACCGTCACATCAGTGCCGAGGACGAACTTGGCGTCGTCGTCAGTCCGGTTGAGCATGGCTACCTGGTACTCGGCTTCAGCTTCGGCACGCTCCCGTGAGCCTGCGGGGAGGGCGTCCACGTCCGCCCATTTCGCATCCACGTAGGTGCGCGGCATGGTGACGGAGTCGATGCCCTCGCGGTCGATGGTGAGCTGGGAGTGGATCTTGTCCAGTCCATACGTCGCGGCGATCTGATTGCGCGCGTTGACGAATCCGTCCGCGTAGAGCGATGCCATGAGCTTCTTGACCTCGGTCGGCAGCGCGTCGGTGCGGACGGGTACGTGCTCGCCGCCGATGATGATGCGCCCATCGCCGTCCTCGTTGCGACCGGTCGGAACCTCGTACTCGTTTGCGAGGAACACCCACGGCTTGCGGGTCGCCGCAAGCTCCTTTGACAGGGACACCAGAGCGGCGCGACGACCGTCCCACTCGTTGAGGGGCGGGACGCCGGCCGGCATCTCGGAGAACTTGCTGCCCGCCAACAGGTCGCGGCGGAACGCCACATCTCCGAAGCGTCCATCCTTGGGCTCGGAAACCCACTCGCCGCCCTCCCCACGGGCATTGCGGACGGTCGATGGGTAGGAAGCCAGCCACTCGTCAAAACGGTCCTGCTGGTGGTTCTGCGCCGCCTGCGCCTCCTCGCTGAGGGACACGGAATAGGTGGGGTTCAAGCGGGTGTAGACGGTTCCCGCGAGCACTCCGACACCGAGGACCACCGCGACGA contains:
- a CDS encoding MFS transporter; its protein translation is MTRSHTITDWDPEDRVQWAGGGERIAKRNLLWSVVAEHVGFSVWSLWSVMVLFMPESVYGISAADKFLIAATATLVGACLRLPYTLATARFGGRNWTIFSAFVLAVPVLATIVILANPGQPLWVYLACAALTGFGGGNFASSMTNINAFFPQRLKGWALGLNAGGGNIGVPVVQLVGLLVIATAGNRQPHWVCAVYLVLLAVAGIGAALFMDNLRVPTVDMTAMRAALRHRHTWIVSLLYIGTFGSFIGFSFAFGQVMAASYRAAGQSAADAALHAAQIAFLGPLLGSIARVYGGRLADRFDERCSSARKRPVAAGTDRFDERCTSATKRPVAAGTDRFDERCSSARKRPVAAGTDRFDERCTSARKRPVAAGTDRFDERCSSARKRPVAEGTDRFDGGGAVTMYAFVGMIGGAGVLIATDLLSPTGVPSGPALAGYVAGFVLLFLLSGIGNGSVYKMIPSIFEAAARGLNADEATRTHYSRAMSGAVIGIAGAVGGLGGVGINLMLRASYQATGGATIAFCVFGLCYALAAALTWRVYVRVPAPATSAMPIPARHDTLVGVLTVDRLPARGTS
- a CDS encoding MarR family winged helix-turn-helix transcriptional regulator, producing MGSDGVTGPSADELRAFEAATRDLVGLALRSVERSELSLPQFRLLLVLYELGTVSSTQCARALGVAGSSVTRLADRLHKSGLLQRGADPHNRSVVTLALTPAGRRAVRQVTDRRRRELTKALGQLDPQRRRECAATLDRLHELLDPGAPADGAHRLLL
- a CDS encoding FABP family protein, giving the protein MSTSISEPTIDIADIRGPQKLGPLTPLVGDWEGDVGIDLSYHNDDDVTGPTSYFEKATFTPIPVQENGQQVLWGLNYKMTAWRHGEEAMDPFHDEIGFLLWDKANGQIIRNVVFGRGIAILAGSSAQPGDRVLHFDATPGDPSYGVLQNRYLMQRAEIRAFTSTFTIIDDETFSYTSDLLLRLAAIGQDMHHTDQNTLRRVRRFHPGSGN
- a CDS encoding hemerythrin domain-containing protein produces the protein MSAPDATDPAVAYTAEHRAIDAEIERFLDAPDDGAALRTALDTLRRHIYLEEKFMFPPLRAAGLMMPIMVMIREHGELWRAMDAIEAGDPDPAACRELLRMLAVHNDKEEPIVYPQATELDCAADLTELLTEAAMPDGWVCAAA
- a CDS encoding CsbD family protein translates to MSATDKIKNAIDDAAGKAKEAAGNLTDDDQKKNEGKADQAKADLKDAGEKVKDAFKH
- a CDS encoding recombinase family protein; translated protein: MSIAAYLRVSTSGQTTMQQSDAIAAAGISPDRVFEDTASGRAGSDRPGWRECLSWLRSGDLLVVIAVDRLGRSVREVAQVMHDLEQRGIALRSLRESVDTSTPTGRAVVSIMATVAELELELGKERRAASRQARTERGLPATCPPKLQADQRDRLIRLYRSGEPVQELAALFGISRRTVFRYVKAA
- a CDS encoding neutral zinc metallopeptidase, whose protein sequence is MTVKDTDNSSTDSLAAQALSDVLDFWAVTPLPGGKRFTPPTFAASWDSTTGTAAYCDQQVGANAGYCTGDESVGWDRGHLLPMFQRIGGTNAITLVMAHEVGHRVQALIGANGMPTLVREQQADCYAGSYLAWVAEGRSKRFTLSGNGLDEMLGAVLEMGDAPTHGGDHGGNLERVRALQTGFTGGTGTCAAIDQPAVEAMRAGIPDAYRHELEHITEGNLPITLPNLRRAAESVSQVLDIPTPEVRLNGCGSMVSKSPIRLCDDGTVSVDLPEVQRLAEDPQPGRSGDGSAISPLIGALIHVWARQGGIEATARVTACAVGAVARTLAKPSKTRDIELSAGDLDEIGVEVMSSGFGAVPAAGDTIPSQFERVRHYLRGVYDVDSPQDCAG